From one Streptomyces sp. NBC_01478 genomic stretch:
- a CDS encoding UDP-glucose dehydrogenase family protein, which produces MALKITVIGTGYLGATHAAAMAELGFEVLGLDVVPEKIAMLQRGEVPMYEPGLEELLRKHVAGIEGSTGRLRFTMDWAEVAEFGDVHFMCTNTPQKHGEYACDMSYVDRAFELLAPHLTRPALVVGKSTVPVGSADRLAAYLAAHAPAGADAELAWNPEFLREGLAVEDTLQPDRIVVGVRSERAERLLREVYAVPVGAGSPFVVTDFPTAELVKTAANSFLATKISFINAMAEVCEAADGDVVKLAEAIGHDERIGKKFLRAGIGFGGGCLPKDIRAFMARAGELGADQALTFLREIDSINMRRRGQMVEMAREALGGGSFLGKRVAVLGAAFKPDSDDVRDSPALNVAGQIHLQGGQVTVYDPKGMDNARRLFPTLGYADTAVEAVRGADVVLHLTEWREFRELDPAALGEAVRARVVLDGRNALDPTLWRKAGWTFRAMGRPTA; this is translated from the coding sequence ATGGCCCTCAAGATCACAGTGATCGGCACCGGCTACCTGGGCGCCACGCACGCCGCGGCCATGGCCGAACTGGGCTTCGAGGTGCTGGGTCTCGACGTCGTACCCGAGAAGATCGCGATGCTCCAGCGGGGTGAGGTCCCGATGTACGAACCGGGGCTCGAAGAGCTGCTGCGCAAGCATGTCGCCGGCATCGAGGGCTCCACCGGGCGGCTGCGCTTCACCATGGACTGGGCGGAGGTCGCGGAGTTCGGCGACGTCCACTTCATGTGCACGAACACCCCGCAGAAGCACGGCGAGTACGCCTGCGACATGTCGTACGTCGACCGGGCCTTCGAGCTGCTCGCCCCGCATCTCACCCGCCCCGCGCTCGTGGTCGGCAAGTCCACCGTGCCGGTCGGTTCGGCGGACCGGCTGGCCGCGTATCTCGCCGCGCACGCGCCCGCGGGTGCGGATGCCGAGCTGGCGTGGAACCCGGAGTTCCTGCGGGAGGGCCTGGCCGTCGAGGACACGTTGCAACCGGACCGGATCGTGGTCGGAGTGCGGAGCGAGCGGGCCGAGAGGCTGTTGCGCGAGGTGTATGCCGTGCCGGTCGGGGCCGGGTCGCCGTTCGTGGTGACCGACTTCCCGACCGCCGAGCTGGTGAAGACGGCCGCGAACTCCTTCCTCGCCACGAAGATCTCCTTCATCAACGCGATGGCCGAGGTGTGCGAGGCCGCGGACGGCGATGTCGTGAAGCTGGCCGAGGCGATCGGGCACGACGAGCGGATCGGGAAGAAGTTCCTGCGGGCCGGGATCGGCTTCGGCGGGGGCTGCCTCCCGAAGGACATCCGGGCCTTCATGGCGCGCGCCGGTGAGCTGGGCGCCGACCAGGCGCTGACCTTCCTGCGCGAGATCGACTCCATCAACATGCGGCGGCGTGGGCAGATGGTCGAGATGGCGCGCGAGGCGCTCGGCGGCGGGTCCTTCCTGGGCAAGCGGGTCGCCGTGCTCGGCGCGGCCTTCAAGCCCGACTCGGACGACGTGCGCGACTCCCCCGCACTGAACGTCGCCGGCCAGATCCACCTCCAGGGCGGCCAGGTCACCGTCTACGACCCGAAGGGCATGGACAACGCCCGGCGGCTGTTCCCGACGCTCGGGTACGCCGACACCGCCGTGGAGGCCGTGCGGGGCGCCGATGTCGTCCTGCACCTGACGGAGTGGCGGGAGTTCCGCGAGCTGGACCCGGCGGCGCTCGGCGAGGCCGTACGC